One Hoplias malabaricus isolate fHopMal1 chromosome 12, fHopMal1.hap1, whole genome shotgun sequence genomic window, tgtgcaaatcaagTTAACCttatctttgtatttttttcaattAAAGATATTTCTAATGTTAAAAATTTTGAATACCTGCCCATATTCAATGCCAACATCATGTTCCAAAATTTGggaggggcatgtttaccactgttgcatcacctctacttttaaaaacattaactgTTTTGGAACTGAGGTGAACATTTGCTGTTTTTAAGGGGCAACTGTTTTCTTATTATGGCTTGTTATATGATTTCAGCTGCTAAACAGTTCAGGGTctccatttttcatttcataaagtACCGTTGTATTTACAATGagtgacagatctggactaGTTTAGCACCTATATGTTATTCTgctgtaatccatgcagaatgtggattgtcttactgaaataagcaTGGGCAGCACACTGCTCCAGAATCTGTAAACGTATATATGGCTGCTTCTTTGCATGATAGTTTTGTCTTGTATTTGTGGATGGGTAGATTAACTATGTTAATAAACAATGTTTTGgaaagtgtttctgagccctTGTGGTTTATAATTCAGTGCCGTCTGAGGGCCCGAATATCACAGTCAGCCAGTAATGGCCTTGTTCTTGCATAGACAGGTTTTTCTGTATTCTTTGAATCCTTTGGTATTACatactgtagatgatgaaatccccaagttatttactattttaatttgagaaaCATTTGCCCATGCAGTCTTTTACAGAGTGGTGAACCCCTCTCTACCTGTACTTCCAAAATATTAAGCCACTCTGATTATTAGCCAATAATTTTAAGCCTTGTGTTGCCTctatcccaacttttctggacaAGTTGCTGGAATCAAATTTAATATagacatatatttaaaacattctcAGTATCAACATTTGAAACATTATattgttttcaaataaaaataggGTTAATATGATTAGCACAtctttgcattctgtttttatttacaatatgcACAGCATCCCACACTTTATGGAAATAGAATTTGTAggttatacaatatatatatatttaggcaTGCACACTTACTGTTGGTTAGAGACAGTCTGTATGTGCATGAGGTATATATTCTGGTTCAAAAAGCAATGCCCAGCAGCGGCAAATATTCCTCCTGTGTTCATGGTATAAAACAGGGCCAAATAATACAGGGCTTGTTTCATGGACAAGTATTAATCCTAGTCTTAAAATTAAACTGTATTTTCAGCTGTGTTTCAGTATACTTATTTCCTCTctttgtcctcttttttagacttaaaaaaaatgtccgggcggaatttcacaaacgtccggcattttgtttttctagagcttacatagaacttcgagaagtttcgttcacaaactagtcccgccctcccctactccgattggttcgcttgagtgagaaggtggCGTGGTgcagtagcctaaaatcttctaattggacggtctgactgtagagctaccgttattggtcgataaccttctctgtaaacatttaattggtcagtctgcacccCCCCCcaggagacgtgtcctctttttcaccatctcagatctggtcaccctaatgtACACATCTAGACGTCCAGCGTTTTCTCATTAAGCAGTATCTTGGTTGAAAGGGACACTTAAGTTAAAAACTAGAAAGTTAACTTTACCTAAGCTAATAGAACTTAATTGCATTGCATTAACCCTTTAAGAAAGAATCTCTCACTGTCCTTAAAGGGTGAAACTTAGCTGCTCTTCTAAGTTATACTTGCTTTTTTTACAGCACCCCATGTTCTTGCCCAAACCTGAAGTGAGGAAACTTAAGTGAGTTTGCTGTTCTAGATTAATCAGTGGTTAAATGCAGTGGAATAATAGGTGAAAAATGTACCACAGATATGTGATACAGATTTCTGTACTGAAGGGCTGAAGAGTACATTTTCCCCCTTTATCCACCTCTGAGTGCCCCAGAATGTTTGAAGAAAGGCAGTTGACTTATTGTTGTAATAGTAGAATTTACTGTATGCTTCTAAAAATAACGATGCTACAAAAGGATCTTTGAGTGATGCCGTAGAAGAAcctcttttggttccataaagaaccatttttgccaTTACTTTtcaatgggtaaagaaccttaagattgaGTGATggacctttaaaaggttctttacactcacacatctccTAAACAAGTATGGatttttatggaaccaaaagaaGAGTGTACATATAGAGACACACTTTTTGTAATGGTATGGCATAGAAAAAGTGGAAAGTATGAGAAAAAATCTGTCAAAGTATTAgtataaaaaataattgcaTAATAGCACTTCTCTAACATATTCACCAAGAATACTGGTGTTTAAAAAGAGCAAGACTGCTCTATagccattgtttttttaaataaatagagTATTAAAGGAGCAATGTCATTTTTATCATCAAATAGTAGCAAACAATATTAATGAATGGGAATTTATCTTGACACTTTATCCCTATAGTGCAACTTTAATGAGGTTAATAGACTGGTTTCTAGTGCCTGAATTAAACAATTTAAGAGTGGGTCACCAACCTGGGGGTGACTGTTCTTAAAATAAGGAATGCCTAAGCCAAAAAAGTGTCAGTGCAATGACTGTTTGATAACGTGAAGAAGAATaagtggagaaaatgactgattgctcctttaacgtTGCTGGAGTTACCCTCCTGTATCCCACTCTTACACTGAACTTCAGAAGTGAGAGGTAGTTTTCTTCTGTGTCTTACACTTCTGGACATGTTCTATTGGTCACTGCAGGGTGGTGCTGTGAGACGGGGCACTTGCGTGTGCTCTCCCAGCCCCGTCGGATACAGTGTAGCCGGGCAGAGAGACAGGGTAGCAGCAGGAAACAGCGGCACACCAGAACGGCACATGGCAGAGCAACAGCCAGTACATAACTGGGTGGCAGGTAGAACACATATGCCTGCCGGGAGAAGGCAAAGTCCCAGCCAAACACCAGAGTGTGCAGGACAGAGAGAGTTAGAGCAGCATAGCCCAGTCCAGACTGAGGGTGGAGAGCAGGACAGAAGACTGTGAGATTTCAGGCACTCGAATGATCAGTTCCATTATATGTGCACATATTACATGTTtatcaacacagacacacacacacattcactcacacctacggacacttttgagtcgccaatccacctaccaacgtgtgtttttggactgtgggaggaaaccggagcacccggaggaaacccacacagacacagggagaacacaccacactcctcacagacagtcacccggaggaaacccacgcagacacagggagaacacaccacactcctcacagacagtcacccggagcaggaatcgaacccacaacctccaggtccctggagctgtgtgactgcaacactacctgctgtaccaccgtgccgcaatgCACTTTATTTCCTTATGAAATTTTGTCTGGGAATgtatccacaaacatttggttaTAAAGTGCAGTTTGCTCACTAAAGCAGGGAACTACAGAGGTGGCATATTCAGTTGTGGACACCTCAACTGCTCTGACACCTCTGAGGTTGGTCTGAAATGATCAGAGAAGATAAACAGTTGGACTACATTGGAGAAGAGTTTATCTTTAATATTTACTTTAGCCAACTCTGTGGAGGTCATGGATGTTTCAGGAACAAAGCTAGAAACCAATGCCTTATCTAACTTAGTGTTGCTCACCTGAACAAATGTGAACTCTCTCCAAGTAAGAATGTTCCCCACTGCAGGTAGAGAAGTGATGGCCAACAGGGAAAGGACACCCAGACCCAGGACTCCAAAAGACAGATAGAGATCAGATCGCCACACACCTAGTTCATCCCACGGCTCCTCTACACCTGCCTTCAtctgaaatataaacacagcaaaacaaaaccaCAGTTTATAGTCAAGTCAATGAAAAATTACAGACCCTTTAATGTaagtaatatttaattaataactaaAACGAACAATTCAATATCAAACATACAACATGCAGTTTCACTACTATCCTgtaattattctttttttccagTGGCTTTTCAAACACCAATGAATTGCATACTTTGTGCAATTTTGAGTATGGAACTGAACCCACATGGAGCATAGACCCACATAGGTTTAAAGGAGTCGtgcatataaatgtataaactgTTACCTGTGCATATGCTGCGTTGATGATCCTGTGGCGGGTGGTAGCTCGCAGCAAATGACAGAGACTGTAAACTCCATGCAGACCAGCACAGAGGAAGCTCAGTAGACCCAGCTCTTTCCTCCTTAGCAGCCACCTGTCCAGCCAGCGAGGGAAGCGCTGGTACTTCGTGCCCCTCCACAGCTGCAACCATGCAGCAAATAGCCCCGGCAGGTACACCAGTGCAAGGGTAACCAGCGCTACAGCTGGTAGACTCTCATTCACCAGGTCAAAGGCCAGTCGATAGAAGGTATTATGACCATTGGCAAGATATGGGAGCAAGAGTTCTCGGACAAAACCATAACCataaaagaagaggaagaggaggaaggtgGTGAGAACAGGACCACGCCATGATGGAAAGAGACGCAGAGGCATGCGCTCGAGGTCCCGGGACATACATAGACCACCCAGATCCACAGGGTGGAAGCCCATACGACGAGCCAGCTGGGCCACTTCATGCTTTCCCTCCATGCTGTCACTGCACAGCAGCACCTAGAGGGGTTCACAGGTACAGGACTCTCACTGAACACAATTAGGCTGAAAGAGGTTGTTGcatcacaaaaaaaatgtatttacaacaGGTTTATATTTGCATCTGAGTTTCCAGTGTGTGAATGATATGCTTTGAGACACTATGTACaactattttatttagtttgcCAAACTAGGGACTCTTAAACCAGCCAAACTTATATAGGGTATCACTGACCTGTCTGTTTCCGTCCTGTGCTCCAGTCTGTAGTGTCCAGGCAGAGATCACGTTAAACCCTTTAACCACCACACTCTCTGGAAACATCTCCGCTAGCTGCTCTGCATTAGATAGCCTGCAACTGCCCATCTCCCTAGCATTGCTCACGTCTACAAGAACCTTCCCAGCCAGCGAAGCCTTCAGACCCAGAAGAGAGGGGTAGTGTTCAGGGAATAGAGCCAGAAACACCAGCCTATCTGCTCTTGCTACAGCTCCCTCCTGGTTCTTCAGCTCAACAGCGTCATGAAAGAGCCCTGGAGCGATGCGCTTCACACAGCGACTGCCCACCACCACACTTACCCCACATGCTAACAATCGCACAGCCAGAGAACGAGAGAAGTCACCAGAGCCTAGTATAGCCACTGTGGACTTGCTTGGAGCCACTGGTGGGTCATCAGGGGAGTCACTGTCTGGGAGCAGAGGGGAGCTCATCTCATCTGACATAGCTGCCACTTCTGTGGAAGAGAAAGAGGTGcaggaaaacattttaaaatcaattctTCAACATTTCTGGGTGAAAGCATGAATTACACACTGGCCTAATAAGATACAGAATATCACTCATAATGATATTACTACTACACTCTAttaatatagtaaaataaaatgtacaatatgtACAACtcgttttcattcattcattgtctgtaagtgtttatctagttcagggaacacaccctggagggggtgccagtccttcacagggcaacacacacacctacggacacttttgagttgccaatccacctaccagtgtgtgtatttggactatgagaggaaacccacacagacacaggaagaacacaccacactcctcacagacagtcacccagaggaaacccacacggacagggagaacacaccacactcctcacagacagtcacccggaggaaacccacacagacacagggagaacacaccacactcctcacagacagtcacccggaggaaacccacgcagacacaggga contains:
- the steap3 gene encoding metalloreductase STEAP3 codes for the protein MQHRDSPDHTANRRAEQVAAMSDEMSSPLLPDSDSPDDPPVAPSKSTVAILGSGDFSRSLAVRLLACGVSVVVGSRCVKRIAPGLFHDAVELKNQEGAVARADRLVFLALFPEHYPSLLGLKASLAGKVLVDVSNAREMGSCRLSNAEQLAEMFPESVVVKGFNVISAWTLQTGAQDGNRQVLLCSDSMEGKHEVAQLARRMGFHPVDLGGLCMSRDLERMPLRLFPSWRGPVLTTFLLFLFFYGYGFVRELLLPYLANGHNTFYRLAFDLVNESLPAVALVTLALVYLPGLFAAWLQLWRGTKYQRFPRWLDRWLLRRKELGLLSFLCAGLHGVYSLCHLLRATTRHRIINAAYAQMKAGVEEPWDELGVWRSDLYLSFGVLGLGVLSLLAITSLPAVGNILTWREFTFVQSGLGYAALTLSVLHTLVFGWDFAFSRQAYVFYLPPSYVLAVALPCAVLVCRCFLLLPCLSARLHCIRRGWESTRKCPVSQHHPAVTNRTCPEV